Genomic segment of Pochonia chlamydosporia 170 chromosome 1, whole genome shotgun sequence:
caGTCCGCGTTTGCGTATGTGGCGACGAGAGCACGGGCAAGTCCAGCCTCATTGCTTCGCTCGTCAAGGACCAGTTCATGAGCAACAAGATCCAACCCGTCTTGCCCCAGATCACCATCCCGCCCAGCATCGGAACCCCAGAAAATGTCACGACAACCATCGTCGATACGTCTGCTCGTCCCCAGGACCGTACCACCTTGCGTAAAGAGATCAGGAAATGTAATGTCATTCTGCTTGTTTACGCCGACCACTACAGTTATGAAAGAGTGGCTCTCTTTTGGATGCCATACTTCCGTTCTCTCGGCGTCAATGTTCCCGTCGTACTGTGTGCCAACAAATCGGACCTCGCTGGTCAAGGCAATACCCCTCAGATagtggaggaggagatgctACCCGTCATGGCCGAGTTCCGCGAGATCGACTCCTGCATTCGAACCAGTGCTCGTGAGCATAAGAACGTCAACGAGGTCTTTTTCCTGTGCCAAAAGGCCGTCACCCATCCTATTGCTCCGCTCTTCGACTACAAGGAGGGTCGTCTCAAGCCAGCCTGCGTTGCTGCTCTCAAGCgagtcttcttcctttgcGACAAGGACCAGGACGGCTTCTTAAACGACGAAGAGATGCGCGAGTTTCAGGCACGCTGCTTTGATAAGCCTCTTACCAGTGATGATTTGGACAACATTAAgctgtccatttccaaaaccATGCCAGATGTGAACATGGAAAGGGGTATCGATCAACCCGGCTTCCTCCAACTGAACAAGATTTACGCCGAAAAGGGTCGACACGAGACCATATGGATCATTCTTCGCAAATATCACTATACAGACAGTTTAAGTCTCGAAGACAAATTTCTTCATCCCAAGTTTGATGTGCCGGAATATTGCTCTGCTGAACTAAGCCCTATCGGCTACAGGTTCTTTGTGGACCTGTTTCTGCTTTTTGACAAGGATAATGACGGAGGTCTAAACGATCAAGAACTTGAGGCTCTGTTTTCCCCCACCCCCGGCCTTCCAACCTCTTGGATTGACTCGTCTTTTCCTTCCTCCACAGTTCGGAACGAAGCTGGCCACATCACGCTGCAGGGCTGGCTAGCTCAGTGGAGTATGACAACTTTCTTGGAACCAAAGACAACAATCGAGTACCTCGCCTACCTCGGATTTGAATCTCCCAacatcaaggacgacatcACTGCTGCTCTCAAGGTTACAAAGTCTCGGAAGCGAAGAAGACGGCCCGGCAGGGTTGAGAGGAACGTGGTCCTCTGTTACCTGATTGGGGCTCCAGGAGCTGGCAAGTCTTCGCTTTTGGACTCGTTCTTAAATCGGCCTTTTGAAGGACTCTACCACCCGACTATCAAACCTCGACGAGCGGTCAACAGCGTAGAACTGCCTGGAGGCAAGCAAGTTTATCTCATTTTTGAGGAATTGGGCGAGCTGGAGCctgccattttggaaaaCCAGTCGAAACTCGATGCCTGCGACCTGATCTGCTACGCATACGACTCCTCCGATCCTGATTCTTTTTCCCACATTGTCGACATGAGGTCTAAGCATCCGCATCTCGACGAGCTGCCGTCCATTTACACAGCTCTCAAAGCTGACAAGGATAAAACCACCCAGCGAAGTGAGCTACAGCCCGACCAGTACACGTCTTCACTCAACATGAACACGCCACTTCACGTGAGCGTGACATGGAACAGCATTGCCGAGCTCTTTGTCGCCCTTGCCGAGACTGCTACCAATCCAAGCATGGGATTCCCCAAGACGGAAGAAGAATCCCCAGACCGTACAAGCTTGTACATGGCCCTCGGAGCTACCGCTTGTGCAGCCGTTGCCGCGGTCATGATATGGCGTCGTTCAACCAACGCAGCATGAAGACGGCTCATCACAAACATTTTAACATTTACCTTCACTCCTGCCACTCGCGTGCTTCTTCCGACGCCACTCGAGTTTAGTTTTTAATTTTTATTGTCGGACAAAAAACACACTGGCGACGCACCACTCTTTATCAATACCCGGCGTAGTTTTGGGGACGCAGTTGTATCGCAAACGTTTTTAACTTTATGGAGGCTGCCGGGAATTGTATTATTTGTTGGAGACTCTGGGGAGTTCTTTGCATGGCCAGGAGTTGTCACAAGTTAAGCAATTGGGACAAGTCGGATTATGATACCCCCCCTCTACTCCTTCGTCGCTTACTTCAGGAAGAATTAAACAGTATATTAATGATTATAACGACTATAAACAATTAGCACCTTGGGTACCTACTCATTCTCACGTTACCCATTTTAAAATGGTTTTCACCATGGAGTGTTCATCACCATACCGTAACCGGCAAGACTTGGCAAATCAATTGTAAACCATGATATATGCGCTCATAATAAGTATACTACCTAAAATACATTCACACCTTGTAAAAGCAAAAGCCAATATAGAAGCTAGcagcctccatctcctcatcagACACCAAAAGTGGTCCTGCGCCTCTCTCCCTCACGCCCATCCTCTCACTCAATGGTCCCAACTCAGGATCgtccttctccgcctccCAAATCTCACTGAATGTTCTGTGGAACTGTAACTCCAGATTAAAGTCGTCTGCCAGTGCACGGAAAGCCTCCCACGGGACCACATATTCCGGAACTTCCTCCACCGCCtcgtccaagaagaaattgTACTTCCACCCGAATGCCGGTCTGAAAATACCGTCATCAGGTGTCTTGCCAGGAAACCGCACGCGGTAGATGGAGTTGCCCCATTCTGCGGTAGGTTCCTCTTCGCCCTCTTCGAGTTCGCCGTCTTCAGGCTCAGCCGGCGGCGGTGTGGTAGTTTCACCGTCCTGTTTCTCCTTCTGTTCCTTTTGTGCCCTTTTCGCGGCGGCTTTTTCGTTGAACTCGCGGACTTTTTCGCCCAGCACGTCCGAGTTGGGGATGCAGCCGATGAAACGGCCGCCCTTTTTCAAGGCTCCCGCCACGTTGCGCAGCATTGTGCGTGCGTTTTCTTCCGACTCAAAGGCGTAGTGCATGGAGAACATCATGGTTACGACGTCGAAGCCACGCTTGTTCATGGGGGACGGGTCGAAGCCAACTTGGCGGATAATCTCAATGTCTTCGATGCTCTCGCGGTAACAGTCCTTTACGTGGAACCGGGCATCGAATACGCGAGGGGGGGGCCGGCGGTTGAAGCCTCCTCGGCCGCCGCGTCCCCCTCGCGAGCTGAGGGTTCTGTAGCGATCGCGGGCTTGCTCGATACTGACGTCGGCAGGGTCGAGACCGACGTAGAGCTGAATTGGTTGCGGTGCCTGTTGCCATTTGTTCAGGTCGCCGCCTTTTCCGCACCCAATGTCGAGAACGAGGAGGTCTTTGCCGCTGGAGCGGCCCAGCTCGCGCGATCCGGGGGTGTGGTCTTCATCAGGGGAGTACCGCTGGATTATGCAGCTTTTGATCCAATTGTTGAAGACGCGGAGGCCCTTGATCTTGCTGTCCGTTGTTCTCCATTGCCTGCCTCGCTCGGGAACGCTGTTGTAGTGTTGGCGGACAACGTCGTGGACGCCTCTCATGCGGGTTtgctcggcggcggcggcttgTTGGGCGGCTTGCTCGCGCTCTCGCTCGATTTGGCGCTGCCGAATTGCCTCGCGCTCGGATTCTGAGATGCGGGCTCTTGCTCCGGGGCGTTTTTGCTTGCGTGGTTGCTCGGATGGCGAGACGGCGCGTCTCTTGGCGGCTTGTAGGGTGTTTGCATTGTATGGTTGAGGGAGGTCGTCTTGGGTGTCGTCGGGAGCTCGACGTTTATGGCTCCTGCTGTGGGATGATTCCCCGTTACGACGTCTGTCGTCTCTGTCGTAGTCTGGCATTGCGAGTTGCGACCTCTTTCTGTAGGGGTTGCTTCCTTTGCCAGTGTTGTGGTTTTCTGttctggtggttgaggtgcgGGAGTACGAGGTCGTGGCAGATTTTATGCGAAGTCAGACGTCACAAGGTGGCTGTGGGGCACGACTTGCAGGTGTTTGAGTTGACACTTGGGCTTGGTGATCGCTGGCAAGTACTGGGGAAAGGAATAGCAGTAGCAGACGCAGTATGGAAGCTATGTGGGATATCTTGGATGAAATTTTGTTCGTTGTTTCGGCCAAGAATCATGGTCGTCACTTTCTCGAATGGGCTCATCAGTTGGTGAGCATCAAGCCCTCACTTTTGCATGAAGACACATTGATTCACGTACTTCAATAAAGATACAAATAACAGGATTCTGTTTGATAGCGCACATGGAAAAAACCAGTCCGTAATATACTTCTATTTATTTTGCGACTCTGCAATATGCAAATCTGCCCATCATTCATTCAAACCACCTGCTTGAGCCAGTGCGGTACAGGGTAGACGCTTGGACAAAAGCCGTGCGTGTTCCGCTGAAGCCTTGCACCAGAGCATTCGGTGGCCCACTCAGCTCCAGCCTTCCTTGTCGCTGCCGTAACGACAAGCTCCCTCAAGCtcacatcatcatctcaACTTGGAGCCCGTTTCACCAATCCTCAACACGACACCGGACTCTCCCATTCCCACAAGCAGACATCCACACAGACGACATCTCAATCGCTTCCTCGACGTCGGACCACGCCCACCGCCGCCATGGGCTCAGATCCTCAGTACGCTAAGTGGccattgttgccgttgtcgCAGCACGTTTTCACCCTCACAAATGCCTATGCCTCCAAAACGGCCCAACAAGCCGCCGTCAAGGCCCTGCAAGATGCCATCACCGAAGACAAGATGGCGCCGTTCTACCGGTACCTGGCACATCCCATCGATGGCATTCTGAATGCTGTCGGCGAGGGCGGTGCTTCTGGGCCTGGAAAGCCGTTGAGCAGGAAATCTAGCTTAGTTGGCATGGTCGCTACCAAGGCATCAACAACGAGCGTGACCCTACCTTGGGATGAGGCATTGTATGCGAAATTGAAGGAGGACAATGATAAGGAGTTGGCCGGGTTCCaaaaggaggaggatgaggccGTGGAGCAGGCTGGCGAAACTGAggtcatggctgccaagggcaagagaGCAGATTTCTGGGCCAGAGTGGGAGACAAGGTAAGAAAATTGCTGTTCTTAGTGTTTAAGCCATGAGTATGACGCTGACGACTCCGGCAAAAACAGGACAAGGCGATCGCTGCGTTCGAAGACGTCTTCGAGAAGACCGGTATCTTGGGCACGAAGATTGACCTGGTTCTGGCCATAATACGTATGGGCCTCTTCTATGGCGACAAGGCGCTGGTAAAGAAACACATCGAGCGAGCTACAACCCTGGTTGAGTCCGGCGGTGACTGGGACCGTCGAAACCGCCTCAAGGCCTACGAAGGACTTCACCTCCTCACCCTCCGATCCTACAATCTTGCAGCGCCCCTTCTCCTCGACTCTCTTTCCACCTTTACGAGCTACGAACTCTGCACCTACTCCAACCTTGTTGTGTATTCAGTTCTGGCTGGCTCTGTATCTCTCAAGCGTGTCGACTTCAAATCCAAGGTCGTCGACGCACCGGAGATCAAGGCTATAATGGGTGACGGTGAGGACAAGTTGATGGCTCTGAGCGGTGCTCTGAGTGCCGGCCCCGGTGCAGATGATACCACCGGTGACAAGGCACCACAGACTGCCACAACAACGGCTGTCAACCTGACGACGTTGGGATCAAGCACTGAGCAGCCCGAGGCCGAGATGGCTATTGACTTCAGCCCCCTTGCGCTTTTGGTCAGCAGTCTGTACAATGGCAACTACAAGACCTTCTTCCAGTCTCTTGCCTCAGTCGAGGAGCAGTTCCTTAACCAGGACCGCTATCTTCATGAACACAAGAGCTGGT
This window contains:
- a CDS encoding mitochondrial Rho GTPase 1 (similar to Coccidioides immitis RS XP_001247479.1), giving the protein MASVRVCVCGDESTGKSSLIASLVKDQFMSNKIQPVLPQITIPPSIGTPENVTTTIVDTSARPQDRTTLRKEIRKCNVILLVYADHYSYERVALFWMPYFRSLGVNVPVVLCANKSDLAGQGNTPQIVEEEMLPVMAEFREIDSCIRTSAREHKNVNEVFFLCQKAVTHPIAPLFDYKEGRLKPACVAALKRVFFLCDKDQDGFLNDEEMREFQARCFDKPLTSDDLDNIKLSISKTMPDVNMERGIDQPGFLQLNKIYAEKGRHETIWIILRKYHYTDSLSLEDKFLHPKFDVPEYCSAELSPIGYRFFVDLFLLFDKDNDGGLNDQELEALFSPTPGLPTSWIDSSFPSSTVRNEAGHITLQGWLAQWSMTTFLEPKTTIEYLAYLGFESPNIKDDITAALKVTKSRKRRRRPGRVERNVVLCYLIGAPGAGKSSLLDSFLNRPFEGLYHPTIKPRRAVNSVELPGGKQVYLIFEELGELEPAILENQSKLDACDLICYAYDSSDPDSFSHIVDMRSKHPHLDELPSIYTALKADKDKTTQRSELQPDQYTSSLNMNTPLHVSVTWNSIAELFVALAETATNPSMGFPKTEEESPDRTSLYMALGATACAAVAAVMIWRRSTNAA
- a CDS encoding mRNA cap guanine-N7 methyltransferase (similar to Magnaporthe oryzae 70-15 XP_003717054.1); protein product: MPDYDRDDRRRNGESSHSRSHKRRAPDDTQDDLPQPYNANTLQAAKRRAVSPSEQPRKQKRPGARARISESEREAIRQRQIEREREQAAQQAAAAEQTRMRGVHDVVRQHYNSVPERGRQWRTTDSKIKGLRVFNNWIKSCIIQRYSPDEDHTPGSRELGRSSGKDLLVLDIGCGKGGDLNKWQQAPQPIQLYVGLDPADVSIEQARDRYRTLSSRGGRGGRGGFNRRPPPRVFDARFHVKDCYRESIEDIEIIRQVGFDPSPMNKRGFDVVTMMFSMHYAFESEENARTMLRNVAGALKKGGRFIGCIPNSDVLGEKVREFNEKAAAKRAQKEQKEKQDGETTTPPPAEPEDGELEEGEEEPTAEWGNSIYRVRFPGKTPDDGIFRPAFGWKYNFFLDEAVEEVPEYVVPWEAFRALADDFNLELQFHRTFSEIWEAEKDDPELGPLSERMGVRERGAGPLLVSDEEMEAASFYIGFCFYKV
- a CDS encoding proteasome regulatory particle subunit (similar to Coccidioides immitis RS XP_001247496.1), which gives rise to MGSDPQYAKWPLLPLSQHVFTLTNAYASKTAQQAAVKALQDAITEDKMAPFYRYLAHPIDGILNAVGEGGASGPGKPLSRKSSLVGMVATKASTTSVTLPWDEALYAKLKEDNDKELAGFQKEEDEAVEQAGETEVMAAKGKRADFWARVGDKDKAIAAFEDVFEKTGILGTKIDLVLAIIRMGLFYGDKALVKKHIERATTLVESGGDWDRRNRLKAYEGLHLLTLRSYNLAAPLLLDSLSTFTSYELCTYSNLVVYSVLAGSVSLKRVDFKSKVVDAPEIKAIMGDGEDKLMALSGALSAGPGADDTTGDKAPQTATTTAVNLTTLGSSTEQPEAEMAIDFSPLALLVSSLYNGNYKTFFQSLASVEEQFLNQDRYLHEHKSWFIREMRLRAYQQLLQSYRVVGLESMANDFGVTVDFLDRDLARFIAAGRIPCTIDRVTGKGVIETNRPDDKNKQYQDVVRQGDQLITKLQKYGQAVRLRGSERA